A genomic window from Streptosporangiales bacterium includes:
- a CDS encoding glucose 1-dehydrogenase — MNAAPSFDLTGKIAVVTGSSRGLGKAMAAALAAQGASVVICGRDKATAEATAEEIATEGSTASATTFDNTDRSSCAALIDTVVDRYGRLDILVNNAGTDIIKPAETYEESEWDEVIATNLSGYFHCAQFAARRMIDQGEGGSIVMISSIAGKVGIRGLTPYSASKGGINQLVRTMAAEWAPHGIRVNAIGPGYFENIMQNATDEHDRPEKQRQVIDFTPMARRGWPDELGGPVVFLASDSASYVTGQVLYVDGGYTAN; from the coding sequence ATGAACGCTGCCCCCTCGTTCGACCTGACCGGCAAGATCGCCGTGGTGACCGGATCGAGTCGCGGCCTCGGTAAGGCGATGGCTGCCGCGCTCGCCGCCCAGGGCGCATCGGTCGTGATCTGCGGGCGTGACAAGGCGACCGCCGAGGCCACCGCCGAGGAGATCGCGACGGAGGGCAGCACCGCGTCCGCGACCACCTTCGACAACACCGACCGCAGCAGCTGCGCCGCGCTCATCGACACCGTCGTCGACAGGTACGGGCGGCTGGACATCCTCGTGAACAACGCGGGCACCGACATCATCAAGCCCGCCGAGACGTACGAGGAGAGCGAGTGGGACGAGGTCATCGCCACCAACCTCAGCGGCTACTTCCACTGCGCCCAGTTCGCCGCACGGCGAATGATCGACCAGGGCGAGGGCGGCTCAATCGTGATGATCTCGTCGATCGCCGGCAAGGTGGGTATTCGCGGACTCACCCCGTACTCCGCGAGCAAGGGCGGTATCAACCAGCTCGTGCGCACCATGGCCGCCGAATGGGCGCCACACGGCATCAGGGTGAACGCGATCGGACCCGGGTACTTCGAGAACATCATGCAGAACGCGACCGATGAGCACGACCGGCCGGAGAAGCAACGGCAGGTCATCGACTTTACGCCGATGGCGCGCCGCGGCTGGCCGGACGAACTCGGTGGGCCGGTCGTCTTCCTCGCCAGCGACTCGGCGTCCTACGTGACGGGCCAGGTGCTCTACGTCGACGGCGGATACACGGCCAACTGA
- a CDS encoding FCD domain-containing protein: MGESTAVRSSRQRSYDARTQRMLSCIRRVRGKLVESHAQPSRATGEGSLREVVYQRLRDAILHGHYRPNQRLVELDLADELQASRTPVREALQRLGSEGLIVRVRRGWAVREFSKAEIREVYEVRLALEGYAARLAAERASDRELDEIGTLIDEQLRAQAADVIPRDLLVQVNDRFHESIVEASGNARLVESIRRSRTYYFNYRLASLYTDEQAVSSLDEHVAIAAAVRQRAGDKAELLTREHIVSALGLIVYRLL, translated from the coding sequence ATGGGCGAATCTACGGCGGTCCGATCGTCGAGACAGCGGTCGTACGACGCGAGAACTCAGCGTATGCTGTCTTGTATACGCCGCGTGAGGGGGAAGCTCGTGGAGTCGCACGCCCAGCCCAGCCGGGCCACTGGGGAGGGCTCGCTGCGCGAAGTTGTGTACCAGCGCCTGCGTGACGCCATCCTGCATGGCCACTACCGGCCGAACCAACGGTTGGTGGAGCTGGATCTCGCCGACGAACTGCAGGCGAGCCGCACCCCGGTGCGCGAGGCGCTGCAGCGGCTCGGCAGCGAGGGGCTCATCGTGCGGGTCAGGCGCGGATGGGCGGTGCGCGAGTTCAGCAAGGCCGAGATCCGGGAGGTCTATGAGGTGCGGCTGGCGCTGGAGGGTTACGCGGCGCGCCTCGCGGCTGAGCGGGCCAGTGACCGCGAGCTCGACGAGATCGGCACCTTGATCGACGAGCAGCTGCGTGCCCAGGCGGCTGACGTGATCCCGCGGGACCTGTTGGTCCAGGTCAACGACCGGTTCCACGAGAGCATAGTGGAGGCGTCAGGCAACGCAAGGCTGGTGGAGAGCATCCGCCGGAGCCGCACGTACTACTTCAACTACCGACTCGCCTCGTTGTACACCGACGAGCAGGCCGTCTCGTCGCTCGACGAGCACGTAGCGATCGCCGCGGCCGTGCGCCAGCGTGCCGGCGACAAGGCCGAGTTGCTGACGCGCGAGCACATCGTGAGCGCGTTGGGGCTCATCGTCTACCGGTTGCTCTGA